In Fusarium oxysporum Fo47 chromosome XI, complete sequence, the following are encoded in one genomic region:
- a CDS encoding uncharacterized protein (expressed protein) has protein sequence MASQRLFAAFAALSILIGSEASPCKPISSTTEIQATSTFSSETEAATASDATFTTELTSTESSYVTDITITESETATSSAAESTSTVVVSTTETSAFTSTTEAASTTSAAPVETPKIIINGDFESGSIAPWFNFGLGAYADIDSSTVHAGSYSLTMGSQASDWSNTVQVLRKSTLVANQPYSLSLYAKVSSGSSCTAFQAFIDNNDLNDSFGVRISVAGVQIASDFTLLSGEFSLTQTALDSNNPIRVVIRAKCSNGYVAWVDDVQLGISD, from the coding sequence ATGGCATCGCAAAGACTTTTCGCTGCATTCGCGGCTCTCTCTATCCTCATTGGGTCTGAGGCTAGCCCCTGCAAGCCAATTTCTTCCACCACTGAGATCCAGGCTacatcaaccttctcttcTGAGACTGAGGCTGCCACTGCTAGCGACGCCACTTTCACCACTGAACTGACCTCAACTGAGTCGAGCTACGTCACGgacatcaccatcactgAGAGTGAGACAGCGACATCCAGTGCAGCTGAGTCAACTTCAACCGTGGTTGTTTCCACCACCGAGACTTCTGCCTTCACTTCTACCACAGAAGCTGCCTCTACTACCTCAGCTGCACCTGTTGAAACACCTAAAATTATCATCAACGGTGACTTTGAGAGCGGTAGCATTGCTCCATGGTTCAACTTTGGCCTCGGCGCCTACGCCGATATCGACTCTTCAACAGTCCATGCAGGTTCTTATTCTCTCACCATGGGCTCCCAGGCTAGCGATTGGTCAAATACCGTCCAAGTCCTCCGCAAGTCAACCCTCGTCGCAAACCAGCCCTACAGTCTCTCTCTCTACGCCAAGGTCAgctctggatcttcttgcACTGCTTTCCAGGCGTTCATTGACAACAACGACCTCAATGATTCGTTTGGAGTGAGGATTAGTGTTGCTGGTGTCCAGATCGCTAGTGACTTTACTCTTCTTTCGGGCGAGTTTTCCTTGACGCAGACGGCTTTGGACAGTAACAATCCTATCCGGGTTGTCATCCGAGCGAAGTGCAGTAATGGTTACGTGGCGTGGGTGGATGACGTTCAGCTGGGTATTTCAGACTAA
- a CDS encoding uncharacterized protein (expressed protein), with the protein MTAQLTMFHIVGIITSAMSIGGHLLYGTLRGIMCRTLVTESPTGHATEGLHDLDLIWRKARNGQCLGKRSGPKLPVQLL; encoded by the coding sequence ATGACAGCGCAATTAACAATGTTCCATATTGTGGGGATTATTACCTCAGCTATGAGTATTGGTGGGCACCTGTTGTATGGTACCCTACGTGGTATTATGTGCCGCACACTCGTTACAGAGTCCCCAACAGGTCACGCTACAGAAGGCTTACATGATTTGGACCTTATTTGGCGGAAAGCTAGGAATGGGCAGTGTTTGGGGAAGAGATCTGGGCCAAAACTACCTGTTCAACTCCTTTGA
- a CDS encoding S-adenosyl-L-methionine-dependent methyltransferase, with protein MTTIEAHPVVDADDNHSDADSSLGADNASSTDSLRSSILDFRQENGRTYHAFRDGKYNLPNDDEENERLDLQHNLFLLTLDNKLGLSPPNLPDSKVKRVLDVGTGTGIWAIDFGDEHPEATVIGVDLSPSQPSFVPPNVRFEIDDIDEEWTYSEPFDFIHSRFMNFSIQNWKSYFTKIYQNLAPGGYVELQDVDVIMGSDDGTLKEDHTMYQWCRLLDEAAGKFNRSFERTTNFKDMLKEVGFVDVVETRYKWPTNHWPKDKKYKELGQWNNVNAASALEALTMAPFTRGLGWSREEVEVFLVKLRQDWNNPKIHAYWPIGVTYAKKPEA; from the exons ATGACGACCATTGAAGCGCACCCCGTCGTAGACGCTGACGATAAC CATTCTGACGCAGACTCGTCACTTGGTGCG GATAATGCGTCCTCGACAGAcagcttgagaagctcaatcCTTGATTTCCGTCAAGAAAATGGAAGAACATATCATGCTTTTCGAGACGGCA AATACAATCTCCCgaacgatgatgaggagaacgAAAGATTAG ATCTGCAACATAACTTGTTCTTGCTTACTCTTGATAACAAGCTCGGTCTGAGCCCTCCTAATCTTCCCGACTCGAAGGTTAAGCGTGTCCTCGACGTTGGCACTGGAACCGGTATCTGGGCGATTGACTTTGGCGACGAGCATCCCGAGGCAACA GTCATTGGTGTTGACCTCTCACCGAGCCAGCCAAGCTT TGTGCCACCGAATGTTCGCTTCGAGATCGATGATATCGACGAGGAATGGACATACAGCGAACCCTTTGACTTTATTCACAGCAGATTCATGAACTTCAGCATTCAGAACTGGAAGTCGTACTTCACCAAGATCTACCA GAACCTGGCTCCAGGCGGCTACGTTGAACTGCAGGATGTCGATGTCATCATGGGCAGCGACGATGGCACCCTCAAGGAAGATCATACCATGTACCAATGGTGCCGACTTCTCGACGAAGCAGCCGGAAAGTTCAACCGCTCGTTCGAACGTACGACTAACTTCAAGGATATGCTGAAAGAGGTCGGAttcgttgatgttgttgagacgCGCTACAAGTGGCCTACCAACCATTGgcccaaggacaagaagtACAAGGAGCTTGGCCAGTGGAATAACGTCAATGCAGCCTCGGCTCTGGAGGCGCTGACTATGGCGCCTTTTACGAGAGGACTGGGCTGGAGTCGTGAGGAGGTCGAGGTGTTTTTGGTGAAGCTGAGACAGGACTGGAATAACCCCAAGATCCATGCTTATTGGCCCAT TGGCGTTACTTATGCTAAGAAGCCCGAAGCGTAG
- a CDS encoding amidohydrolase family-domain-containing protein codes for MSRKAALGAKQGAWNASCLRHSLPDGGLGINEGALFQPLLQPVQLDHKGYAIDAEWSGENTGSRPLSHSQACKGRISSWVGDDQRIPAVVLLPWLRAILFAHFLMTRKALKQAIPMKAAEIQSFLWHKLVIQVIVLMTSVCTVLPHVLEMARIQTATMRPNHAWQCSSREEERPQLVLGFQNTIVTAGKPDASSQHSERLLWLPIVRTNSLASNEIQRPVNQPYHPRERQRYGCQVLLYVYRLTDPHIKMKQSGAAFIHGRVYTVNDRRPWAEAFIVSPSGRFEAVGTDQEIQDLADEHGLPIHDLDNNFVMPGIHDAHTHLLVASMQKMSEVDIGSDSTAATIAENIKRGQTTCACSQAHFRGDWFIANSYAGQNFPDGKMDRKYLDDTFPEQPVLVRDVSCHNVALNTAALKRVGYGADVEDPPGGKYMRRPDGQLTGELVEAASAEVLASLPQPPVSFVKEALIYGIKMSHKFGITSLQEASANTLYLHALRELDNEGRLDMQVFPHIVHAPESFAQERAESLHRLIDDADAFCSQHIDARFVKFWIDGAPIPPHFTQCDIGADGLPNEDRLLLTFEELLSALKKHDARGLTCKIHCAGDGSARRALDVLERVRQSNPSGPVHELAHCNAIHQELRITAEMSPAIFHDTNLTANYPHIFKWPFKELQDAGVHVTVGSDWFLTDTPDLFPALSAVVERFGTQAGKTTKEVGGAKICRIITLAGAEAWSESAENVV; via the exons ATGTCTAGAAAAGCAGCTCTTGGGGCGAAACAAGGTGCCTGGAATGCCAGCTGCCTCAGACATTCTTTGCCCGATGGTGGATTGGGCATAAACGAAGGAGCCTTGTTTCAACCTCTGCTCCAACCGGTACAGCTTGATCACAAAG GTTACGCCATAGATGCGGAGTGGTCTGGT gaaaatacgggatcccgtccgctctcccatagtcaagcctGTAAGGGGCGGATcagtagttgggtcggtgacgaccagcgaatccccgctgttgtat TACTTCCCTGGCTGCGCGCCATTCTGTTTGCCCACTTCCTCATGACAAGGAAAGCACTAAAACAGGCCATCCCGATGAAAGCGGCCGAGATACAGTCATTCTTATGGCACAAGTTGGTGATCCAAGTTATAGTTCTGATGACTTCTGTATGCAC GGTATTACCACACGTACTCGAAATGGCGAGGATACAAACAGCAACTATGAGACCGAATCA cgccTGGCAGTGTTCCAGTAGAGAGGAGGAAAGGCCACAGTTGGTGCTCGGCTTTCAAAACACCATTGTTACGGCGGGCAAGCCGGATG CTAGCAGCCAACATTCCGAGCGGTTACTCTGGCTCCCCATTGTCAGAACGAATTCGTTAGCATCCAATGAGATCCAGCGCCCCGTGAATCAACCATACCACCCCAGAGAAAGGCAGAGATATGGTTGTCAGGTT CTATTATACGTGTATCGACTAACAGATCCGCATATCAAAATGAAACAATCTGGTGCTGCTTTCATACACGGCCGTGTGTATACTGTAAATGACAGACGGCCATGGGCCGAAGCCTTTATTGTTTCCCCATCCGGGCGTTTTGAGGCAGTCGGAACCGACCAAGAGATCCAAGACCTGGCTGACGAGCATGGCCTACCCATCCACGATCTTGACAATAACTTCGTCATGCCAGGAATCCACGACGCACATACCCACCTCCTAGTAGCCTCGATGCAGAAAATGAGCGAAGTTGACATTGGATCAGATAGCACCGCTGCAACTATTGCCGAGAACATCAAGAGAGGACAGACCACTTGTGCCTGTTCACAAGCTCATTTCAGAGGTGATTGGTTCATTGCAAACTCTTACGCAGGACAGAACTTTCCGGATGGAAAGATGGATCGAAAATATCTAGACGATACCTTTCCTGAGCAGCCGGTGCTTGTTCGAGATGTCTCCTGTCATAATGTCGCCCTTAACACCGCAGCTCTCAAGCGCGTTGGGTATGGcgctgatgttgaggatcCCCCTGGAGGAAAGTACATGCGGAGGCCGGATGGCCAGTTGACTGGGGAGCTGGTGGAAGCAGCATCAGCTGAGGTCTTGGCCAGCCTGCCTCAGCCACCTGTGTCGTTCGTCAAGGAAGCTCTTATCTATGGGATCAAGATGTCTCACAAATTTGGTATCACTTCACTACAAGAGGCGTCTGCTAACACACTCTATCTTCACGCCCTTCGAGAGCTGGACAATGAAGGACGACTGGATATGCAGGTTTTCCCTCACATTGTGCATGCACCGGAGAGCTTTGCTCAGGAGAGAGCCGAAAGCCTTCATCGGCTCAtcgatgatgctgatgctttTTGCAGTCAACACATTGATGCAAGGTTTGTCAAGTTTTGGATTGATGGAGCGCCCATACCGCCTCACTTCACGCAGTGCGACATTGGAGCGGATGGACTTCCCAACGAGGATAGGCTGCTGCTTACATTCGAAGAGCTGTTGTCAGCTTTGAAAAAGCATGATGCAAGGGGTTTGACATGCAAGATTCACTGTGCCGGTGATGGCTCTGCAAGGCGAGCACTGGATGTTCTTGAGCGAGTTCGACAGTCAAACCCTTCAGGCCCAGTGCATGAGCTGGCACATTGCAACGCCATCCACCAAG AATTACGAATTACGGCCGAAATGTCACCTGCGATATTTCATGACACAAATCTCACAGCCAACTATCCTCATATCTTCAAATGGCCGTTCAAGGAACTCCAGGATGCTGGCGTCCATGTCACCGTAGGTTCCGACTGGTTCTTGACCGACACGCCAGACCTATTCCCCGCCCTATCGGCCGTCGTGGAGCGCTTTGGTACGCAAGCGGGCAAGACGACAAAAGAGGTTGGAGGTGCAAAGATCTGTCGTATCATAACGCTAGCGGGTGCTGAGGCT TGGAGCGAAAGTGCTGAAAACGTGGTTTGA
- a CDS encoding RmlC-like cupin domain-containing protein, with protein MGGNDNTVGAYYAPKGGLPPQTQLLTDRAMFTESYAVIPKGCFSDIVTSFLPFWEQTRLWVIARPLSGFAETFSQYIMEVQPGGGSDRAEMDDTAEGVLFVVEGEITVTLAGEAHTLSSGGYAFLPPKSGWTLRNNSSEAARFHWVRKAYESVPGLDAPEAFFANEKDIEPREMPDTNGAWATTRFVDPTDVRHDMHVNIVTFQPGGIIPFAETHVMEHGLYVLEGKAVYRLNQDWVEVEAGDFMWLRAFCPQACYAGGPGKFRYLLYKDVNRHAKLSR; from the coding sequence ATGGGTGGCAACGACAACACAGTGGGTGCTTACTACGCACCAAAGGGCGGCCTGCCCCCACAAACCCAACTCCTCACCGACCGGGCTATGTTCACCGAGTCTTACGCCGTCATCCCCAAAGGCTGCTTCAGCGACATCGTCACCAGCTTTCTTCCATTCTGGGAGCAGACACGACTATGGGTCATCGCTCGTCCACTCTCGGGCTTCGCTGAGACATTCTCTCAGTACATCATGGAGGTTCAACCTGGCGGTGGTAGTGACCGTGCTGAGATGGATGACACTGCTGAGGGTGTCTTGTTCGTTGTCGAGGGTGAAATCACCGTCACGCTAGCTGGCGAAGCTCACACTCTTTCATCGGGAGGTTATGCTTTCCTCCCTCCCAAGAGCGGCTGGACACTTCGCAACAACTCTAGTGAAGCAGCTCGTTTCCACTGGGTCCGCAAAGCCTACGAATCAGTCCCTGGTCTTGATGCACCTGAGGCCTTCTTCGCCAACGAGAAGGACATTGAGCCTAGAGAAATGCCCGATACAAACGGAGCTTGGGCGACAACGCGCTTCGTTGATCCTACCGATGTTCGACACGATATGCATGTGAACATCGTCACTTTCCAGCCTGGGGGTATCATTCCCTTCGCTGAGACACATGTCATGGAGCACGGTCTTTATGTTCTTGAAGGAAAGGCTGTTTACCGACTGAATCAGGACTGGGTCGAGGTTGAAGCTGGTGACTTTATGTGGTTGCGGGCCTTTTGTCCTCAGGCGTGCTATGCTGGTGGACCTGGCAAGTTCAGGTACTTGTTGTATAAGGATGTAAACCGACACGCGAAGCTATCTAGGTAG
- a CDS encoding acyl-CoA N-acyltransferase, with translation MTIRLIGASEEHLPAIARIATSAFHPNTDALSRRLFPPHLQPKDLPDGEAAYDWRFARKASSLASSEPHLVVAIDDEKGPDEKVVGFSLWDAPPASGGDSAPSQEIQCAALDKEAYNEMKETVNRDAADTFGEQGIAGVWHLDYIGVSPGNQRRGIGKMLLQWGLDHAAAEGKDCYLVATEAGRPLYVAAGFEDIRVLSILGIPHYSMILRAGSP, from the exons ATGACCATTCGCCTGATTGGAGCCTCGGAAGAGCATCTTCCTGCTATAGCTCGTATTGCAACTTCGGCTTTCCACCCGAACACAGATGCTCTGTCACGTCGCCTATTTCCCCCTCATCTACAACCGAAGGACCTCCCCGATGGCGAAGCAGCGTATGACTGGCGCTTTGCACGCAAAGCATCGAGCCTAGCATCATCAGAGCCTCACCTTGTAGTGGCAATTGATGACGAGAAAGGGCCAGATGAAAAAGTAGTCGGCTTCTCACTTTGGGACGCCCCTCCTGCTTCTGGCGGTGATTCAGCACCCAGCCAGGAGATCCAATGCGCGGCGCTCGATAAGGAAGCATACAATGAGATGAAAGAGACTGTGAATCGAGATGCTGCCGATACTTTTGGGGAACAAGGAATCGCTGGCGTCTGGC ATCTCGACTATATCGGTGTCAGCCCAGGTAATCAGAGACGCGGTATCGGCAAGATGCTGTTACAGTGGGGTCTCGATCATGCAGCTGCGGAAGGAAAAGATTGCTATTTAGTAGCGACTGAAGCAGGTCGGCCATTGTATGTGGCTGCGGGCTTCGAGGATATTCGCGTTCTATCGATTCTTGGCATTCCTCATTATTCAATGATTCTGAGAGCTGGTAGTCCGTGA